In one Streptomyces venezuelae genomic region, the following are encoded:
- a CDS encoding acyl-CoA synthetase → MEYNLADLFESVVDVVPDREALVYIDHPGTGAEHRLTYAELDAAANRVAHHLVDSGLRPGEHLGLHLYNGVEYLQTVLACLKARLVPVNVNYRYVEEELVYLYRDADLAALVFDAEFTGRVAAALPRTEKLRHLVRVGEPPADAPALDVVAFADAEAAGSPERGFGPRSADDLFIIYTGGTTGMPKGVMWRQEDLFFAGLFGGEPAGEPVKRPEELAERVAAGGPGITFFPAPPLMHGTSTLTSFIAFNYGQRVALHRKYVPEELLRTVEKERVSSVSLVGDAMLRPLIDALRGPLKGTDLSSLFSVSSSGAIMSETVRAQFQELAPNVLLLNNFGSSESGSNGKATDDSGPEKGFRLEVNERTQVVDLVTHEPVPVGVPGRLAQRGHVPLGYYNDDRKTAETFFQKDGERWVLLGDMATVDEDGIVTVLGRGSQCINTGGEKVYPEEVEQALKSHPDVYDALVAGVPDERWGSHVAAVVQLRDGAAPLDLEAVQTHCRALLAGYKIPRSVVFTDHIQRSPSGKADYRWAKTVAAQG, encoded by the coding sequence GTGGAGTACAACCTTGCCGACCTGTTCGAGTCGGTCGTCGACGTGGTCCCCGACCGCGAGGCGCTCGTCTACATCGACCACCCCGGCACGGGAGCGGAACACCGCCTCACCTACGCCGAGCTCGACGCGGCCGCCAACCGCGTCGCCCACCACCTCGTCGACAGCGGTCTGCGCCCCGGCGAACACCTGGGCCTGCACCTGTACAACGGCGTCGAATACCTGCAGACGGTCCTGGCATGCCTGAAGGCACGGCTCGTACCGGTCAACGTGAACTACCGGTACGTGGAGGAGGAGCTGGTCTACCTCTACCGCGACGCCGACCTCGCGGCGCTCGTCTTCGACGCCGAGTTCACCGGGCGGGTCGCGGCCGCGCTGCCGCGCACCGAGAAGCTGCGGCACCTGGTGCGGGTCGGCGAGCCGCCCGCCGACGCCCCCGCGCTCGACGTGGTGGCGTTCGCCGACGCGGAGGCGGCGGGGTCGCCGGAGCGCGGGTTCGGGCCCCGCTCGGCCGACGACCTGTTCATCATCTACACGGGCGGCACGACAGGCATGCCCAAGGGCGTCATGTGGCGCCAGGAGGACCTGTTCTTCGCCGGGCTCTTCGGCGGGGAGCCGGCGGGCGAGCCGGTGAAGCGGCCCGAGGAGCTCGCCGAGCGGGTCGCGGCGGGCGGGCCCGGCATCACGTTCTTCCCCGCGCCGCCGCTGATGCACGGCACATCGACCCTGACCTCGTTCATCGCCTTCAACTACGGGCAGCGGGTCGCCCTGCACCGCAAGTACGTCCCCGAGGAGCTCCTTCGCACCGTCGAGAAGGAGCGGGTGTCCAGCGTCTCGCTGGTCGGCGACGCGATGCTCAGGCCGCTCATCGACGCGCTGCGCGGCCCGCTCAAGGGCACCGACCTGTCCTCCCTGTTCAGCGTCTCCTCATCCGGGGCGATCATGTCGGAGACGGTCCGCGCCCAGTTTCAGGAGCTCGCGCCGAACGTGCTGCTCCTGAACAACTTCGGGTCCTCCGAGTCGGGCTCCAACGGCAAGGCCACCGACGACTCCGGCCCGGAGAAGGGCTTCCGGCTGGAGGTCAACGAGCGGACGCAGGTGGTGGATCTGGTCACGCACGAGCCGGTGCCGGTGGGTGTGCCCGGCCGTCTGGCGCAGCGCGGCCACGTGCCGCTCGGCTACTACAACGACGACAGGAAGACGGCCGAGACCTTCTTCCAGAAGGACGGCGAGCGCTGGGTGCTGCTCGGGGACATGGCGACGGTGGACGAGGACGGCATCGTCACCGTGCTCGGCCGGGGCTCGCAGTGCATCAACACAGGCGGCGAGAAGGTGTACCCGGAAGAGGTCGAGCAGGCCCTCAAGTCGCATCCCGACGTGTACGACGCGCTGGTCGCCGGGGTGCCCGACGAGCGGTGGGGCAGCCACGTGGCCGCCGTCGTCCAGCTCAGGGACGGAGCGGCTCCGTTGGACCTGGAGGCGGTGCAGACCCACTGCCGCGCTCTGCTCGCCGGCTACAAGATCCCGAGGTCCGTGGTCTTCACGGACCACATCCAGCGCTCCCCCAGCGGCAAGGCGGACTACCGCTGGGCCAAGACGGTGGCCGCCCAGGGCTAG
- a CDS encoding SigB/SigF/SigG family RNA polymerase sigma factor, with protein sequence MITVTQGQTQDTATRAVEDLVERAYTDPSSIAPRDAREVGKRFFDRLTQLEEGTHEYQYVRNALIEMNLSLVQYAASRFKHRGQQEMEDIIQVGTIGLIKAIDRFELTREVEFTSFAVPYITGEIKRFFRDTSWAVHVPRRLQEARIELSKATEELRTRLGRMPSTAELAELMQLEPSEVAEAQKASNGYSAVSLNAAVNGQDDESDTMLADFIGIDEESFELVENFHSLAPLIADLDERDRTLIHLRFVEEQTQQQIADTLGCSQMHVSRLLSRVVSKLRAGLLTTD encoded by the coding sequence ATGATTACCGTGACGCAGGGGCAGACGCAGGACACGGCCACGCGTGCCGTGGAGGACCTCGTCGAGCGCGCGTACACGGACCCCTCCTCCATTGCGCCCAGGGACGCGCGTGAGGTCGGCAAGCGGTTCTTCGACCGCCTCACGCAGCTCGAGGAGGGGACGCACGAGTACCAGTACGTGCGTAACGCGCTGATCGAGATGAACCTCTCGCTGGTGCAGTACGCGGCATCGCGCTTCAAGCACCGCGGCCAGCAGGAGATGGAAGACATCATTCAGGTCGGCACCATCGGTCTGATCAAGGCGATCGACCGGTTCGAGCTCACCCGTGAGGTCGAGTTCACCTCCTTCGCCGTTCCGTACATCACAGGCGAGATCAAGCGCTTCTTCCGTGACACCTCGTGGGCCGTGCACGTCCCGCGCCGTCTCCAGGAAGCGCGCATCGAGCTGTCCAAGGCCACGGAGGAGCTGCGCACCCGGCTCGGCCGCATGCCCTCCACCGCCGAGCTCGCGGAGCTGATGCAGCTGGAGCCCTCGGAGGTCGCCGAGGCGCAGAAGGCGTCCAACGGCTACAGCGCGGTCTCCCTGAACGCCGCGGTCAACGGCCAGGACGACGAGTCCGACACGATGCTCGCCGACTTCATCGGCATCGACGAGGAGTCCTTCGAACTCGTCGAGAACTTCCACTCCCTGGCACCGCTCATCGCGGACCTGGACGAAAGGGACAGGACCCTCATCCACCTCCGCTTCGTCGAGGAGCAGACCCAGCAGCAGATCGCCGACACCCTGGGCTGCTCGCAGATGCACGTCTCCCGGCTGCTCTCCCGCGTCGTGAGCAAGCTCCGCGCGGGCCTCCTCACCACCGACTGA
- a CDS encoding ATP-binding protein yields the protein MSAPEMPDTVRTTCAQARAEVDAALRTVSQGLPRASARRVNEDALLVVSELTANAMRHGGGLSGLAVRVQGGVLLIRVSDRSETVPLHVPADPARPGGFGWLMVQRLCSSVTIDVGDGGKTIVAALDLSEEPGPKSSKNCTRETRSTG from the coding sequence ATGAGCGCTCCCGAGATGCCCGACACGGTGCGGACGACCTGCGCTCAGGCCCGCGCCGAGGTGGACGCGGCACTGCGGACGGTGAGCCAGGGGCTGCCACGCGCGTCGGCACGGCGCGTGAACGAGGACGCGCTTCTGGTGGTCAGCGAGTTGACGGCCAACGCGATGCGGCACGGCGGGGGGCTCAGCGGACTGGCGGTCCGCGTCCAGGGCGGTGTCCTGCTGATCCGTGTGAGCGACCGCAGCGAGACGGTGCCTCTCCATGTGCCCGCGGACCCGGCCAGGCCGGGCGGCTTCGGCTGGCTGATGGTGCAGCGCCTCTGCTCCAGCGTCACCATCGATGTGGGGGACGGCGGCAAGACCATCGTGGCCGCTCTGGACCTGTCCGAGGAGCCCGGCCCGAAATCTTCGAAAAACTGTACGCGTGAGACGCGATCGACGGGGTAA
- a CDS encoding STAS domain-containing protein gives MSLNSIELARQDRVAVVTLRHDIDLENGSEVTAAFQRARTESGTEATLLDLAELTFADSALLNLILLARAEHEQAQRPFVLCGPLHSAIQRLFEITGVIDILIVADTHEDGLRQLNKLLDG, from the coding sequence ATGTCCCTCAACAGCATCGAACTCGCCAGACAGGACCGGGTGGCGGTCGTCACGTTGCGCCACGACATCGACCTCGAGAACGGGAGCGAGGTCACTGCCGCCTTCCAGCGCGCCCGGACCGAGAGCGGCACCGAGGCCACCCTGCTCGACCTCGCCGAGCTGACCTTCGCCGACAGCGCCCTGCTCAATCTGATCCTGCTGGCGCGCGCCGAGCACGAGCAGGCGCAGCGCCCCTTCGTCCTCTGCGGCCCCCTGCACAGCGCCATCCAGCGACTGTTCGAGATCACGGGTGTCATCGACATCCTGATCGTGGCCGACACCCACGAGGACGGCCTGCGGCAGCTGAACAAGCTCCTCGACGGCTGA
- a CDS encoding CsbD family protein yields the protein MTANEKAKAKTEQAKGAAKEAAGRAVGNERLTASGRADQAKGDARQAKEKTKDIGKH from the coding sequence ATGACCGCCAACGAGAAGGCCAAGGCCAAGACCGAGCAGGCCAAGGGTGCCGCGAAGGAAGCGGCCGGCCGCGCTGTCGGGAACGAGCGCCTCACCGCGTCGGGCCGCGCCGACCAGGCGAAGGGTGACGCGCGCCAGGCCAAGGAGAAGACCAAGGACATCGGCAAGCACTGA
- a CDS encoding alpha/beta fold hydrolase produces MDIIHRNNVTVTGNPQGPTVVLAHGFGCDQNMWRLTVPALEPHYRVVLFDYVGAGRSDLSAFSAERYGSLEGYAQDAVEVCERLDLRDAVFVGHSVSSMIGVLAARRAPERIKALVMVAPSPRYIDDDGYRGGFSEEDIDELLASLEANYLGWSASMAPLIMGNPERPELGDELKNSFCATDPEMALVFARTTFLSDTRDELASVCIPTLVLECTQDAIAPREVGAYVHRTVPSSQLVTLDATGHCPHLSAPEATNAAITAFLAGLG; encoded by the coding sequence ATGGACATCATCCACAGGAACAACGTCACCGTCACCGGTAACCCGCAAGGGCCCACGGTGGTGCTGGCCCACGGTTTCGGCTGTGACCAGAACATGTGGCGCCTGACCGTGCCCGCCCTGGAGCCGCACTACCGCGTGGTCCTGTTCGACTATGTGGGCGCGGGCCGGTCGGACCTCTCCGCGTTCTCCGCCGAGCGGTACGGCTCGCTGGAGGGGTACGCCCAGGACGCGGTGGAGGTGTGCGAGCGGCTCGACCTGCGCGACGCCGTGTTCGTCGGCCACTCGGTGAGCTCCATGATCGGTGTCCTGGCCGCCAGGCGGGCCCCCGAGCGCATCAAGGCCCTCGTGATGGTCGCCCCGTCCCCTCGGTACATCGACGACGACGGCTACCGCGGCGGCTTCAGCGAGGAGGACATCGACGAGCTCCTGGCGTCCCTGGAGGCGAACTACCTGGGCTGGTCCGCGTCGATGGCTCCGCTCATCATGGGCAACCCGGAGCGTCCCGAGCTCGGCGACGAGCTCAAGAACAGCTTCTGCGCCACCGACCCCGAGATGGCCCTGGTCTTCGCCCGGACCACGTTCCTCTCGGACACCCGGGACGAGCTGGCCAGCGTATGCATCCCGACGCTCGTCCTGGAGTGCACGCAGGACGCGATCGCGCCCCGCGAGGTCGGCGCCTACGTGCACCGGACGGTGCCCTCCTCGCAGCTGGTCACCCTCGACGCGACCGGGCACTGCCCGCACCTGTCCGCTCCGGAGGCGACCAACGCGGCGATCACCGCGTTCCTGGCAGGCCTCGGGTGA
- a CDS encoding PP2C family protein-serine/threonine phosphatase: MCRTGTGPEEADGGTSADSVFASLLEDSAEDLYENAPCGYLSTLMDGTVVKINSTLLEWLGLDREAVVGRLRFTDLLPVGGRLYHETHFAPLLRMQGEISGVALEVKQADGGRRPVLVSAVIKYGSTGAPLLTRITVFDATDRRAYETELLRSRRAAEESARQARADRERLQQALAVLQQSLLPAALPPIPGVDTATYYHTASPDQLGGDFYDVFPLDDRRFGFFLGDVCGKGPQAAAVTSLTRYTLRAAALHDPDPVAALTTLNQVLHDRYSGDDPRFCTVIFGVLDPDPVSGHVSVELASGGHPPALVLRGGGTAEYLPTPGGLLVGALPSPQFTAARTTLAPGDTLLLYTDGVTEARTGPDRSDLFGDEALRAFTAEHAGTSAGDVVAALTELLTGLGEGLDDDTALLALGARCDH; encoded by the coding sequence ATGTGCCGCACCGGAACCGGTCCCGAGGAGGCCGACGGCGGAACCTCCGCGGACTCGGTGTTCGCCTCCCTCCTGGAGGACAGCGCCGAGGATCTGTACGAGAACGCACCCTGCGGGTACCTGTCAACGCTGATGGACGGCACCGTCGTGAAGATCAACAGCACGTTGCTCGAGTGGCTGGGGCTCGACCGGGAAGCGGTGGTGGGCCGGCTGCGGTTCACGGACCTGCTCCCCGTGGGCGGCAGGCTGTACCACGAGACGCACTTCGCGCCGCTGCTGCGCATGCAGGGCGAGATCAGCGGAGTGGCCCTGGAGGTCAAGCAGGCCGACGGCGGCCGCAGGCCGGTCCTGGTCTCCGCCGTCATCAAGTACGGCAGTACCGGCGCCCCGCTGCTGACCCGCATCACCGTGTTCGACGCCACCGACCGCCGCGCCTACGAAACGGAGCTGCTGCGCAGTCGCAGGGCCGCCGAGGAGTCCGCGCGGCAGGCCCGCGCCGACCGGGAGAGGCTCCAGCAGGCGCTCGCCGTCCTCCAGCAGTCGCTGCTGCCCGCGGCCCTGCCTCCCATCCCCGGCGTGGACACCGCCACGTACTACCACACGGCCTCCCCGGACCAGCTCGGCGGCGACTTCTATGACGTCTTCCCGCTCGACGACCGGCGCTTCGGGTTCTTCCTCGGCGACGTGTGCGGCAAGGGCCCCCAGGCGGCCGCGGTCACCTCGCTGACCCGGTACACCCTGCGCGCCGCCGCCCTGCACGACCCCGACCCCGTGGCCGCGCTGACCACGCTCAACCAGGTCCTCCACGACCGGTACTCTGGCGACGACCCGCGCTTCTGCACCGTCATCTTCGGCGTTCTGGACCCCGACCCCGTCTCCGGTCACGTCTCCGTGGAACTGGCCTCCGGCGGTCACCCGCCGGCCCTGGTCCTGCGCGGCGGCGGCACGGCGGAGTACCTCCCCACACCCGGCGGCCTCCTCGTCGGCGCGCTGCCCAGCCCGCAGTTCACGGCTGCCAGGACCACCCTCGCCCCAGGCGACACACTGCTGCTCTACACCGACGGCGTCACCGAGGCCCGCACCGGCCCCGACCGCTCGGACCTCTTCGGGGACGAGGCGCTGCGCGCCTTCACCGCCGAGCACGCCGGCACGTCCGCCGGTGACGTCGTCGCCGCGCTCACTGAGCTCCTGACGGGGCTCGGCGAGGGCCTGGACGACGACACCGCCCTGCTGGCACTGGGAGCGCGATGCGACCACTGA
- a CDS encoding STAS domain-containing protein, translating into MRPLKIITGDSATGPVLQIIGDLDHYTAPELRDVLPTLGLRPGDRLVLDLAEMHFCDSSGITALLAARNHAQAADADIALAAVPANTLRILRIVGLDQVFPLHEDVAAATRP; encoded by the coding sequence ATGCGACCACTGAAGATCATCACCGGTGACTCCGCGACGGGGCCCGTCCTGCAGATCATCGGCGACCTCGACCACTACACCGCCCCAGAGCTGCGCGACGTGCTCCCCACCCTCGGCCTGCGGCCCGGCGACCGCCTCGTCCTCGACCTCGCCGAGATGCACTTCTGCGATTCCAGCGGCATCACCGCGTTGCTGGCCGCCCGCAACCACGCGCAGGCGGCCGACGCGGACATCGCCCTCGCCGCGGTTCCGGCCAACACCCTGCGGATCCTGCGCATCGTCGGGCTCGACCAGGTCTTCCCCCTGCACGAGGACGTCGCGGCCGCGACGCGCCCCTGA
- a CDS encoding PLP-dependent aminotransferase family protein — MVDADRTLGGRRLAGMLPDPSGARPAYRRLAHAISALILDGRIALHVRLPAERDLAVALGTSRTTVTAVYDLLRENGYAHSRQGAGTWTALPEGSAPNGVRRLLAAENTAVEGAAAEDTVIDLARAAPGLPGQELTDTLARIAPRLAEQAHTPGYHPYGLPELRAAIAGRFTRRGLATVPEQILVTSGAQHALTLVLGLLCGPGDRVLTENPSYPNALEAMRRARLRTLSVPVTDEGWGADVVEAAFRASVPQLAYLIPDFHNPTGCLMPEEERTRVLRAAQRSGSWLVVDETLAELALDVPAPLPFASHAPPGGAAKLITVGSMSKTHWAGLRIGWLRAPARLVTELAGQRVATDMGGSVLDQLVALDLLGRTDELLRDRLEGLREQRAALGAALDEHFPAWSWSPPPGGLSLWVDLGEPVASALAERARAKGVRIESGSCFATDPGIFEQRLRIPYTAPSATLREAVRRLAVASADGPGPASGAARPRWVA; from the coding sequence GTGGTTGACGCCGATCGAACGCTGGGCGGCCGCAGGCTCGCCGGGATGCTGCCCGACCCGTCCGGCGCGCGGCCCGCCTACCGCCGTCTCGCCCACGCGATCAGCGCACTGATCCTGGACGGACGCATCGCCCTGCACGTCAGGCTCCCCGCCGAACGCGACCTTGCCGTCGCCCTCGGAACCAGCCGGACCACCGTCACCGCCGTGTACGACCTGCTGCGCGAGAACGGCTACGCCCACAGCCGTCAGGGCGCGGGCACCTGGACGGCGCTCCCCGAAGGGAGCGCGCCCAACGGCGTGCGGCGGCTCCTCGCGGCCGAGAACACCGCCGTCGAAGGCGCCGCGGCCGAGGACACCGTGATCGACCTGGCCAGAGCCGCACCGGGGCTGCCCGGCCAGGAACTCACCGACACTCTCGCCCGGATCGCCCCGCGCCTCGCCGAGCAGGCGCACACCCCCGGCTACCACCCGTACGGGCTGCCGGAGCTCCGTGCCGCCATCGCCGGGCGCTTCACCCGGCGCGGCCTGGCCACGGTGCCGGAGCAGATCCTGGTGACGTCCGGCGCCCAGCATGCGCTGACCCTCGTGCTGGGGCTGCTGTGCGGGCCGGGCGACCGCGTCCTGACCGAGAACCCGTCCTATCCGAACGCGCTGGAGGCCATGCGGCGCGCCCGTCTGCGCACGCTGTCCGTGCCCGTGACGGACGAGGGCTGGGGCGCAGACGTCGTCGAGGCGGCGTTCCGCGCATCCGTGCCGCAACTCGCCTACCTGATCCCGGACTTCCACAATCCGACCGGCTGCCTCATGCCCGAGGAGGAGCGGACACGGGTGCTGCGCGCCGCACAGCGGTCAGGCAGCTGGCTCGTCGTCGACGAGACCCTCGCCGAACTCGCCCTCGACGTGCCCGCACCCCTGCCGTTCGCCTCCCACGCCCCACCCGGCGGAGCGGCGAAACTCATCACCGTCGGCTCCATGAGCAAGACGCACTGGGCAGGGCTGCGCATCGGCTGGCTGCGCGCCCCCGCACGGCTCGTCACCGAACTCGCGGGACAGCGCGTCGCCACCGACATGGGCGGCTCGGTCCTCGACCAGCTGGTGGCCCTCGACCTCCTCGGCAGGACCGACGAACTGCTGCGGGACCGTCTGGAAGGCCTGCGCGAGCAGCGGGCCGCGCTCGGCGCCGCCTTGGACGAACACTTTCCGGCGTGGAGCTGGAGCCCGCCGCCCGGCGGCCTCTCGCTCTGGGTGGACCTGGGCGAGCCCGTCGCGTCGGCGCTGGCCGAGCGGGCCCGCGCCAAGGGCGTACGGATCGAGAGCGGCTCCTGCTTCGCCACCGATCCAGGCATCTTCGAGCAGCGGCTCCGCATCCCGTACACCGCTCCGTCCGCCACGTTGCGCGAGGCGGTGCGCCGCCTGGCGGTCGCCTCGGCGGACGGTCCCGGCCCGGCCTCCGGTGCGGCGCGGCCGCGCTGGGTGGCGTGA